The stretch of DNA GGCAACTGGTCGCTGGTGGACACCATTTGTTTGCGCGAGATGTGTCCTGATTTGAGGGTGCTAGGCTGCACGGCTGAGGATGAGGAAAGTGGTCTTGTGCTCTTGCAGATGGGCCGGTGTGCGCTCCACCTGGACACCAGGTGCAGGACGCTGCGTAAGGTGTATGAGCAAACGGAAGAGAATCAGTGCTTTGGTGATATCCATCCGTTTATGATGATCTGGCATCCCACGTTCCCTGCACTCCGGGGTGATCATGCAAGGTTTCCCGTTTGGCCTTTGGATCATCTGTGTAGTGCTCTCTGTTGAGGTTACACAGTTTTGCAATGTGCATCATTCATCGCATTGTTTGGCAATAGATGTGGAATTGTGCTAGGTATATGATTGATTCCTTGGGACATTTTAACCATATTGCCTTAAGATGATTTAAAATTGCTTGTGTACTGTGGTCATATTACAGGGTGTTTACTTGTGGTCATAGTAGGGGACACTTCAGTAGCATGGGTGCCCCACGGAGGATTAGGGTGTCCCTTGCGTGTCCTCATGAGTGCTTGATTGGCTAGTTGAGAAGGAAGATGCGGATAGATAAGAGAAATTAGAGAGGTCGTCTTAGGGAAGGATGGCGGTGTATTTCTTGGTTGCTAAATGATTATAAAAGAAGTCCTTTTAAATAGACAAACATGATGGACACCTAAGGCAAATAATCTGCTTGGGTACAAACTCTATTTACCTTTTACTTCCCTAGTGCTACTCAGATGACTATATATCCAAATGCAAAGCTTTTATCTCCCAGTATATTGTCATCCTTATGACAGCTTTTCATCGGTTTCAGCGAAACTAGTAATCTTTTTTATGGACTCAAGACTAGTTATGCAATTACATTTGATAGTGTCGATTGCTAGACATATACTGAGGTTTCAGAGTACGGTGGGCAGACCACTCCATGCAATGGTTACTTTTCTAACGCTTGTGTTGGAATGGCATGCTTCAGAACTTGTTCTTCCCCTTATGCAGTCTCGTAATAGTACTTCGCAGTGGTgctgaaaaatgattttttttgctgTCTTACCATGGACCGTCATCCTGTTGTGTCATGTTTTTTGAACTATCAAGCGCTCTTAAGTGCAAAACTAAAAACTGGACCTACAAAAGTATGAAACGTGTTTTTTCAGAATGTTGATGTATAATAGAACAAATGTCCCATATTTGTATGTTGAGGCATGCTGCATGCTATTGCATAGAGGATTCTAAATTTCTTATGCATAATTTCCTGAGTCAGATGTATTACAGTGAATATTTTCTTTCCAGTGGATAATACAAGTTGATAGCGGGTAATTTGTGCTTTTGTGTCATTTGTCCTTCTATGATCAGAGATTTGTTTTTGTTTTACTGGACTGCAGACTGTATAATGCAAAGTGGCATGTCTGGGATATGAAGCCATTTAACATGCTATTATTCTTGTACTAGCTACTTGTCTTTGTGTTCCATTTGGTATTCAGATACTTAATTGTCTCCATGCTGAcctttgttttgtttcctttgaaaCAGAGATGCAATGTGAAGAAGAAAGATACCAGGAAGCTCATGGATGCTATCTATGTCGTGAGTGATCAGGGCAGCATCACGGAAGAGCAGTAGTGGGCTGCATTTTGTCTAGTACGTGATAGACTGATAGCATTTCTAACCGTCTTTATTATAACCTTTACTGGATCAACTAATTACTTAATTAGGAATCAGGATGCTATTGCTATGTAACTGGAGCACGTACTCCTATGTGAATTGGATCTTTGTTATTGTTGGTATAATACTTCATGTATTCTGAGTAGTTATCTCGTCTGATATGCCTGTGTGTAAGTCTTGTGGTTCGACTGCTAGGATGTTTGTTATGCATGGCATTTGGAGAAGTGTGTTCTTGTTCACAATTGCGAAATTTATTTCAGTTAGCAATGTGTTGCTCTAATCTAGCAGCAATGCTCTAATGTAGCAGCGAAGAAAGAGTTTCTTTGAGGCCACAGTCTACAATGGACGGTAAATGGATGAACATCTAGTTATGCAAAAAGAGATTATTTGAGTAGACAACTGAATGTAGTTGTGCTAGTTCAGAGTAGGGGAGGCCCCTGGTAAATGGATGAACAAGCAGCAGTATGCTCTTGCAAATGCATCCATCATACTACTAGCCAGAGGTAAGAGAATGGAGTGTTGATGAACTGAACTCAGTAGTAAAATTAATAATCTGAGACATATATGCATCTACTACATGTTGATGCTGTTTaggtgttgatgctgaagctgaagATTAAGGATGCAGAGTCCATTTGGCATCTGGGACTATGGACATGAACGCTTCAGATAAATTAATCGACAGGGATATATAGTAGTGGTAGCAGATTGAACAATGCTCTTGCGCTTGACATGGACAACAGAACATAATAAGTTATGGAGTAAAAATGAACAAATGATCATGGTCTAGCTTAATTAGCTGCATGTTTTCCCTTTTCAAAGGTGCCGATGTAATCCTTGTTATTACCACTGTACACCAGCTAACTGTAACATGAAGCTCTGTGGTGGTAATGCACTAATGAGATCACTGCAATTAATTATAGTGCAACCATGATGCAGAAATACTGGTCTCATTAACCAATCCAGACATTACATGACACCAACAAGTAGTACTGCACGCTTAATAGAAATATTAATGATAGAAAAGGAGGATAATAATAATTCACTACTTGGAAAGACTGATTTTTTTTTCATATTAGTATGTTTTGCTCAAAGAAAGGCTGTGTAAGTTGCCACAACAAGCAGATTTCGCCGTATTGCATATTGCGTATTGCAGCAAGCTAGATACTGCTCTTGTTTGATTTGTTGCCCTTTCTCCTGTAAGGTAATCAGTCGTATATAGTCTATATAAGACCTTCTTCCGTTTTTTTCCTTTGCTCTTGACTAGTGAAGGAGCCCTTTCTGTACCTCTGATAATTTGTTGTGGGATTTTCTCCTTCTCAGCTTATCTTGCCCTTTGTGTCCCCTTTATCTTGCCGTTTGCAATAAACGTTTGCAGCGAAGCTTATATTTTGTTTCCTGAACTGGGCAAAACCTGGCAATGTTCTAGTTTGCAGAAGTGCCCTGGGATTGTTGTTTCTTTTTCGACAGTGCATGTGCGAGAGGCATGTTTTAGTTTGATGATGAAAACTAGGGAAATTACCTTATCATGCACAATTGTGTTAAGCAACGTTTTGGTTTGCCAGAGTTTTAACGCAAGATAATGTAAAACAACCTGGGTTACAAAGCTTGGCATATGATGGTTTTATGTATCTAGGTGGCATTCTTGCTATTGTGCTTCTGGATAGATGCTTGCGCGAAGTAGATGAGATGCTTATGCAAGATATCAATGAGGATTGCTACTTTGAGGAGTTCCTTTCTCAGACATGAAAATTTCCGGCATAGCAAATCCCCGCTGGTTCATCGCTTTGCGGAACTAACCCGCAAGTTTTGGCATGGTGAGAACTTCAGGGCCAAgttagtactcccttcgtcccaaaataagtctcaactttgtactagcttattttgggacggagggagtagtacatatgAGCTCCTTCAAGCAGTTTGAGGGCCAGCGAGAAGGGGTTCCAACTCAAACCAAAAAAACAGATTACAATGCTTGTTATATAACAGTTTCATGAATCTGGGTTAACTTGCTTCCTGTTGTGCTCCTGAGATGGTGCCATCCAAACCCTACGTATTCCACATATTTGTGATGTGTAAACAGCACAAATCTTTCAAAACTCCAAAATGCAATATTCAATTCATTTTGATTTTTTATCAGCAAACCTAAATTGCACATTATTGGCCCCAATAAGCTATTCAACACTAGAGATATATTGAAAATTAAGAACTTTCTGCCATGCGTCAATTTCATTAGCACATGAGCTACACATGAAACATTTCAGAGGAGCAAGCTTAAAATTGCATTCCACCATCTTAAGTGGCAGATAGAAATTTGACCTCTTTCTAACATACTCTAACATTAACCCAAAAGCAGAGGCACTCATACACAGAAACTGTTCAGATGATACAAGGATAAAATCCAAGGACACTCATAGGATAAGATTTGATAGCAGATCATGCAAATAAGTATTATCAGGTATCAAACAAGATGTCCGAGAAGGCCAAAACAGAAATTCAGAAACTAGCACTTGATAACAACAGAACCCACTAGCTGCCTTAAGCATCTCAtcacttcttctcctccttctccgcctcggcaGCCTTCTTCTGCCTGGCTCCCAACTGGCGCTGGTTCATCCTCTCGACGCGGAGCTTGCCATAGGCCTTgaactccttcatctcctctgtgaCCTTCACGACCTCAACTGAGCGCTTCTCGCCGCGGGCAATGGGCATGTAGTCGCCCTGGACCTGTGTGGCGTTGGCAAGCTCCTCCGGAGTAGAGTCACCAGCCTGGGAACAAGAGAGCAGTTAGAGAGGGGCATAGATATTAGAACCTCCAAATGTAAAATACAGAGAGAAAGAGTAAGCCGATGTATACCTTGACCTTGCGAGCACGCCTTGGGAAGATAACAAGCTTGGCCTTGTAGGTCTTAAGCCTCTGGATATTGGACTGCATACCCTCAAGCGACCTGTTCTTACGGCGATGGTCCACAGAAATGCCAATGGTAGGAGCGAGCTTCTTTGGGATGCCAGCGGACTGCAGTTACAGTATACATACATTAGAAGATGATAAAGAATTTTCTAGGATAACACAACTATAGTTTCTCAGCAGATTATCTCATCTAGCATCTGAACCTAAACTCAAGCAGCATGCATCAATTGTAGGAGGGGGCGAGCAATTCAAAGCTACAGAGAGAACACAAGTTCTCTCAAAGTAGAGAACAAAAAGTAAGCCAGAAATTGACGCAATGTACAACTATGGAATTTGACTGTTCTTACAGAGCAAACATTTAAAAATCCATGTTCAGTTATAGACCAATTATGGGAACTGATGATGTTGCATCATTCATAGGCTATTCGGCAATAAAGGAAACAGAGCAAAGGAACAATAATCACCTTAAGCTCCTCAAGGGTAAAGCCTCTGCCAGCCCTGGCCTTCATGTTGTACTTGCGGGTCGGGCATTGCACAATGGGGCGAAGAGGTCCAGAGGTGGGGCGGGGGAATATCTTCACAGCCTTCTTCTGGCGAGCTGCATACAAAAAGAACATAATGTAAGATGACAGTGAGTCAAACAAGCACCACAATAAAACAAACATGTTGTCAGTGGATTGGCTTGCAACTTATTAGTAAATCAACAAAAAAACCTAAATGATACTACATCTACTCTGCCCTGCTGTAACAAACATGCACTTAACTCCTTACAAGCAATTGCATACACCAGTGCAGTGTTCCTCGCATGTTACTGCTGGGTTCAACTTATAAATATAAAGAGACATGGCAATACAGATGAGTACCAGAGACGTCTAGCCTAGCATCAAACTTGAATTCATGGTAGATGTACTAGAAACAACTAACAGACCAAGCGGCTTAACAGATATCCTCCTATTAGCACTTTATACCTCAACCCCCAGTCACACATCCTGAACACCACCACAATCATAGGCGATACCAAACTACCCATGCTACTAGAACTAGAGATCCTGCTGAGCAAGTGTGACTAAGATCCTCGCGCAGGAAGGGAAAACAGAGACATCATCACAGCTGCCAGGAAGTGGGGGGTGCTCACCGATGCGGCGCCTCTGCTTGCGGGCGGGCTGGTTGAACCACGTCTTGACATAGTTCTGCCAGTGCTTCTTGAAGTGGCCGTTGGGGATGACGTTGTTGTGCTTCACCATCTCGCCCTCCTTACCTGCACAGCGCACCAACAAATCAGCCAAGGAAACCACGGATCCAAGCCAGCGAGCGACACGGGCGGCGCGTGCAGCGCCGAGCCTAGGAGGCAAGATCAAGAGCGCGGCGTGGCTTCGATTCGCAAGAAAGTGCTGGCAAATCTACTGCCGCATCCGTGAGCGAATCAACGGATCGTGCAAGGAAAGCGGGAGCAAGAAACGACGGCATTTCGTCGGCTGCGAACAGTGGCGAGGCACGAACCTGgagacgacggggcggcggcggcggcggcgggggagggctAGGGTTTTGCGGGGGAGTGGAGCGGCGGCGCGGGGGGATGAAGATGATGAGGGATCTTATAGTGCTGGCCCGTGCGGGAGGGTAGGGTTTTCGTCCGTGAGGGTGTGAGGCTGCGATGTGGGCCCACCTGCGAGCGCTTGGTCCATGGGCTTTGTATGAGTGGGCTTGCTGTTCCCTCGGAAGAATGAGTGGGCTTGTAAGGTCACTAACCGGGGCTGTAAGCCTGTAATAACGTAACAAAATCGAAAAACCCTAAAAAAAGATCGAGAAGATTTAACTTTATTGTGACAGCACGGGAATTTACCTCTTGCTCTGTCATCTTTGAGGGGAGAGAGACGAATATTGAGGCACATAGCCTCGCAGAACATGCTCTAGAACTTAGTGAAGGACGCCATCTTTGGCTCCTTCAACCTCCTGATCTTCATTGTATACCCCATGAATATTGTTGCAAATTAACAAAGTAGAGCGGGGTCTTGCCTCAAAAAAATATACAAAATATGTGGACCTAAAAAATATCTACAAAACATGTTTTTCatcaaaagaaaaaagagaaagatttCTTCGAAAAATAACATTGGctaataagtaaatgaaataatcaGTTCATGAGCTGTGATTTCTACTTGTGACTTTGCTCACAGAGAGACATGTTGCGGTTAAATTGTCATGCATTTAAACAAAACATAGGGATAGAGGTGGCATGCATTGTTGATTATTATATGATCCCAAAGTACAGCATTTTGTAAGTGGTAAGTATGGTGTCTTTGGGTGGTGCAAAATAAATAAACATGCGGTTTTCTCTAGGAAATGAAGAGAAACATAAACATGTGGTTTGCAAGTAATGTTTGGCCATTTTCAGAGTCTACAAATTTTCAGATTTTGTAGGATATACTTTAAATGGGTTGTTTTCTTAAGAAAGAAGGCGTGCACACATGTTTAGTTTGATGCTTATCCCTTGTGGAATAGTACTGGTAGTTTATAGTTAGCTTACAAATGTTGCTGAACTAACATAATGATTGTATCATCTTAAAAATATATTGCACCAATGAAAGTCCATGAGCAAACTCGTGACAGACATATATGAGGGAAAAATCCGGCGAAATCCTTTCAAATTGGTCACTCAGTTTGGAATTATAACATAGATGATGGACATTAACCATTGCACTAAAAATACTTTGTACCTTGCTCTATGTTTTATGCTGACGCAATGGTTCAGTGGGAGTTCGAATAATTAGTATCTATATCGTAACTCCGAACTCCAGTTCCAATCACACAATTTGTCAGGAGGACGGGAGTTTGAATAATTAGTATCTGCATCATGACTCTGAACTCCAGTTTCAATCACACAATTTGTAGAGGAAGGGACAACAAAACACATGCTCCAACATAGAAAGAAAGAACACATGGCACTACTATTATGAGCCATGCGAGGTTGATGAAGGTCAATGCTCACATCTTTTCCATTGTTGACCAGATAAGCACAAATTTGAGTCAAAACTAGAGGCTCTTCTCGAGCATCATTTTTTTCCACTTTACTACTTCAGGGATTTTCTATTTCAAAGGGTTTGGTTGAATACGGACTGAGATGAATATGCGAGCTTCATTTTATTAAGGATTGGGATGAGTATGCGAGCTACATTTCGTTCCCGCATACAACAGAGAATACCTTTATAAATGTAACCAGAGAAGTTTTGACTACTTGATGCTATGCACAATGTAGTAAAGGTATTGTATACTTGGCCATATGTTATAATTCAAATGCATGAAAGGCTAATGATCTCATCTTCTGAACACGGAATTTCAAATGAAAGGAAGGTTCATGATATGTTGTGAACATGGTGTCCTCTTTTGTACAAAGAGTTCATCATCGATGCTTGGTAGCTTTAAAATGCACGGTTCAAAGGAGCAGGAGATGTTCTACTAATTGTTACCGTGTCACCTGATCGCCATATCAAGTGAATGCTGAAAATGTGGGAAATACTTGGCATGTCAGCTTTAGTTGAGGTTAGTGAATTGCTTTTGCATTATCTTCTGTATATTCAAAGccttcagctctccttttttactacACTAAGTAATTCTATTTGCTTTTACAGAATAAATGAAATGTATCTATAGTATGCTAAGCTGATGGAATTCACGTGTTCATTGCGTTGTTAAAGGTGCATTATAAAAAGGAATGAAAGATAGATAACATTTAGTTTATTGCCATCTATAATACTTTCCAGCGTTCGGCATCATTAGAGGAAAGTGGATAAGTGGAAAGGAGCAACGCTGGAGGACAGTATTGTAGGGTAACGCGACAGAAAAAAaattccgacctacgcaccagcccaggaccactatggagactacatacaaggtttgatctttttcgttaccgactcgtagcgcagcgggaagtagagtcgatgacgatcggcggtgcagatccccgcagctaggatttacaacctcccaactgcgaggatgtataccctcatctgctcctcagacagccctccgggaggcggtcgaacagccgcggacagcccttcgggaggaccttcgaaactcgaacggtcactcggacagcccttcgggaggaccttcaaaactcggacgatcacacggacagcccttcgggaggcactcacgaactaagaccgaaactacgatctctctacagagttgcacacatacggtgtcatctatccggcagggcttcgccgtccagaactagttcccaccggaacccagacagcctttcggcttTACGAAACTATTTCGcagggagggagagagaagccagatcattgcaatggcacttgtatgtgagaaagagTGAGTGTGGAGAGTGCCTCTCcatctctatttataggaaaacccAAGGGGTATGGGACACATGAAAAACCCAAAATGTCCACACTTTATGTCACACATAAAAGGGCATAAAGGGCATAAAGGGATGACAAGTGGAGCCCCATGGAGgagcttgtaggatcggaagtatgtctagagggaggtgattagactacttgaccaaataaaaatctatccttttcccaattttagttcttggcagattttagctatcttagcacaagtcaagcaatctccacactattcaagcaagcatgcaaaagagtatatgagcagcggaaagtaaagcatgcaacttgcaagaatgtaaagggaagggtttggagaattcaaacacaattggagacacggatgtttttggcgtggttccgataggtggtgctatcgtacatccacgttgatggagacttcaacccacggagggtaacggttgcgcgagtccacggagggctccacccacgaagggtccacgaagaagcaaccttgtct from Triticum dicoccoides isolate Atlit2015 ecotype Zavitan chromosome 6A, WEW_v2.0, whole genome shotgun sequence encodes:
- the LOC119319635 gene encoding 60S ribosomal protein L13-1-like encodes the protein MVKHNNVIPNGHFKKHWQNYVKTWFNQPARKQRRRIARQKKAVKIFPRPTSGPLRPIVQCPTRKYNMKARAGRGFTLEELKSAGIPKKLAPTIGISVDHRRKNRSLEGMQSNIQRLKTYKAKLVIFPRRARKVKAGDSTPEELANATQVQGDYMPIARGEKRSVEVVKVTEEMKEFKAYGKLRVERMNQRQLGARQKKAAEAEKEEKK